In a genomic window of Caloenas nicobarica isolate bCalNic1 chromosome 1, bCalNic1.hap1, whole genome shotgun sequence:
- the METTL16 gene encoding RNA N6-adenosine-methyltransferase METTL16, translating into MALNKSMHARNRYKDKPPDFAYLAAKYPEFQQHVQTTLTGRVSLNFKDPEAVRALTCTLLKEDFGLTIDIPLERLIPTVPLRLNYIHWVEDLIGHQDGDKQVLRRGIDIGTGASCIYPLLGATLNGWYFLATEVDDMCFNYAKKNVEQNNLSDLIKVVKVPQKTLLMDALKEESEIVYDFCMCNPPFFANQLEAKGVNSRNPRRPPPSSVNTGGITEIMAEGGELEFVKRIIHDSLQLKKRLRWYSCMLGKKCSLAPLKEELRIQGVPKVTHTEFCQGRTMRWALAWSFYDDVQVPSPPSKRRKLEKPRKPITFMVLASTVKELSVKAAAMGWDAVEAIAVVRAWVEKILTDLKVQHKRVPCGKDEVSLFVTAIENSWIHLRRKKREKVRQLQELPRASEGILQAMEEEKTSKKREGNNLGCENPKTEDSEVGFMAPDEDVHLTTGDELMEESAAKEEYSEHVKEEETEAKQGETSLGKGSSNAKEEPCPSEEASNLTVEKEQSPKEASRCFLFKCLMNVKKEGNDVLVEMHWVEGQNRDLMNQLCTYLRNQILRLVAS; encoded by the exons ATGGCCCTCAACAAGTCCATGCACGCGCGCAACCGCTACAAGGACAAACCGCCCGACTTCGCCTACCTGGCCGCCAAGTACCCCGAGTTCCAGCAGCACGTGCAGACCACCCTCACCGGCAGGGTGAG CCTGAATTTCAAGGACCCTGAGGCGGTGAGAGCTCTGACGTGCACCCTCCTGAAGGAGGATTTTGGCCTTACGATTGACATCCCTTTGGAAAGGCTTATTCCTACCGTTCCCTTGAGGCTGAACTACATCCACTGGGTGGAGGATCTCATCGGTCACCAGGATGGCGACAAGCAAGTGCTCAGGCGAGGCATTGACATAG GGACGGGGGCATCTTGCATATACCCATTACTTGGAGCAACTTTAAATGGTTGGTATTTTCTTGCAACAGAAGTGGATGATATGTGCTTCAATTATGCCAAGAAGAATGTGGAACAGAATAACTTGTCTGATCTTATAAAAG TGGTTAAGGTACCACAGAAGACTCTTCTAATGGATGCCCTGAAAGAAGAATCTGAGATTGTTTATGATTTCTGCATGTGCAACCCCCCCTTTTTTGCCAACCAATTGGAAGCAAAG GGAGTAAATTCTCGAAATCCACGGCGTCCCCCTCCCAGTTCTGTAAATACAGGAGGGATCACAGAAATAATggctgagggaggagaactAGAATTTGTCAAAAGAATTATTCATGATAGTCTACAGCTTAAAAAGAGGTTACG ATGGTACAGTTGCATGTTggggaagaaatgcagtttagCACCATTGAAAGAGGAACTTCGAATCCAGGGG GTTCCTAAAGTTACTCATACTGAATTCTGTCAAGGACGCACCATGAGATGGGCACTGGCATGGAGTTTCTATGATGATGTACAAGTACCT TCACCTCCTtctaagagaagaaaattagaaaaaccCCGAAAGCCAATTACATTTATGGTCTTGGCTTCTACAGTCAAAGAGTTATCTGTCAAAGCTGCAGCTATGGGCTGGGATGCTGTAGAAGCTATTGCTGTGGTTAGAGCCTGGGTAGAGAAGATTCTCACTGATCTGAAG GTTCAGCATAAACGTGTTCCCTGTGGAAAAGATGAAGTTAGCCTTTTTGTGACTGCCATTGAAAACTCCTGGATTCATTTGAGGAGAAAGAAACGAGAGAAAGTAAGGCAATTACAAGAACTTCCTCGAGCTTCTGAAGGTATTCTGCAAgcaatggaagaggaaaaaaccagcaagaagAGGGAGGGCAACAATTTGGGCTGTGAAAACCCAAAGACTGAAGACTCTGAAGTGGGGTTTATGGCACCTGATGAGGATGTCCACTTGACCACAGGTGACGAGTTAATGGAAGAATCTGCTGCCAAAGAAGAATACAGTGAGCACGTGAAAGAGGAGgagacagaagcaaagcaggGAGAAACATCACTTGGCAAAGGTTCCAGTAATGCAAAGGAGGAACCTTGCCCTTCAGAGGAAGCTAGCAATCTGACAgtagaaaaagaacaaagtcCCAAAGAAGCTAGTAGGTGTTTTCTCTTTAAGTGTTTAATGAAtgtgaagaaagaaggaaatgatGTATTAGTAGAAATGCACTGGGTTGAAGGACAGAACAGAGACTTGATGAACCAGCTGTGCACATACTTGCGGAACCAAATTCTTCGACTGGTTGCTAGTTAG